In one window of Ferrovum sp. PN-J185 DNA:
- the pyrH gene encoding UMP kinase has protein sequence MTQPVYKRILVKLSGEALMGSDAYGINRATIDRIVAQLAEVQRLGVELAVVIGGGNIFRGVALGAEGMDRATADYMGMLATVMNALALQDAMKRVGLVSRVQSALHVDQVAEPYIRGKALRYLEDGRVVIFAAGTGNPFFTTDTAAALRGMEMNVDVVLKATKVDGIYTADPVKNPEAKRYESLTFEEAIVNNLQVMDATALTLCRDQNMPLCVFSIFKEGALKRVVMGEPEGTFVRN, from the coding sequence ATGACCCAACCCGTATACAAACGAATATTAGTAAAACTATCAGGTGAAGCCTTGATGGGGTCGGATGCATACGGGATTAATCGAGCGACCATTGATCGGATTGTCGCTCAATTAGCGGAAGTTCAACGCTTAGGCGTCGAGCTTGCCGTGGTTATTGGTGGGGGCAATATCTTTAGAGGTGTTGCTTTGGGTGCTGAAGGTATGGATCGCGCTACAGCTGACTACATGGGTATGCTTGCCACGGTAATGAATGCTTTAGCGCTTCAAGATGCAATGAAGCGAGTTGGTCTGGTCAGCCGAGTTCAGTCAGCTCTTCATGTGGATCAAGTTGCAGAGCCTTATATTCGTGGTAAAGCATTGCGTTACCTAGAGGACGGTCGCGTCGTTATTTTTGCAGCTGGAACTGGTAACCCTTTTTTTACCACTGATACTGCAGCGGCTCTTCGCGGCATGGAAATGAATGTAGATGTTGTTTTAAAGGCCACTAAAGTTGATGGTATTTACACTGCTGATCCAGTGAAAAATCCTGAAGCCAAACGTTATGAATCCTTAACTTTTGAAGAAGCGATTGTCAATAATCTACAGGTTATGGATGCTACTGCATTGACCTTATGTCGTGATCAAAATATGCCTCTGTGTGTATTTAGTATCTTCAAAGAAGGAGCTCTAAAACGGGTGGTTATGGGTGAGCCTGAAGGAACCTTTGTTAGGAATTAA
- the frr gene encoding ribosome recycling factor yields the protein MIADVKKTAEQKMAKSVETLKTDLSKVRTGRAHAGILDHVMVDYYGNPTPVNQVANVNLIDARTIGVSPYEKNLLSAIEKAIRESDLGLNPASQGDLIRVPMPALTEERRRDLTKVVKSEAENARVAVRNIRRDAIGQLKDLLKAKSISEDEDRKAQDDIQKLTDKFIAEVDKLLVTKEAELMAV from the coding sequence ATGATTGCTGACGTAAAAAAAACTGCTGAACAAAAAATGGCAAAGTCTGTTGAAACACTGAAAACTGACTTGTCTAAAGTGAGAACTGGTCGAGCCCATGCGGGAATATTAGACCATGTTATGGTTGATTATTACGGTAATCCTACCCCTGTTAATCAAGTGGCTAATGTGAACTTAATTGATGCGCGAACAATTGGTGTTTCTCCTTATGAGAAAAATTTGTTGTCTGCCATTGAAAAAGCAATTAGAGAGTCTGATTTGGGCTTAAATCCAGCCAGTCAAGGAGATCTAATCCGCGTTCCTATGCCTGCTTTAACAGAAGAAAGACGCAGGGATTTAACTAAAGTCGTTAAATCTGAGGCAGAAAATGCGCGAGTTGCTGTTAGAAATATTAGACGAGATGCAATTGGTCAATTGAAAGATTTGCTTAAGGCTAAATCTATTTCAGAAGATGAAGACCGTAAAGCACAGGATGATATACAAAAATTAACTGATAAATTTATAGCAGAAGTTGATAAATTATTGGTTACCAAAGAAGCTGAATTAATGGCTGTTTAA